A single Larimichthys crocea isolate SSNF chromosome VIII, L_crocea_2.0, whole genome shotgun sequence DNA region contains:
- the lrp3 gene encoding low-density lipoprotein receptor-related protein 3 isoform X2 has product MGLTELLLLLLGLLWFRSALLCAGCSERVEVHTERRGVIYSPSWPLNYPPGVNCSWHIQGGQGEVITISFRNFDLAESGSCLGDWLLLTPTWNGESRLCGSILPPPFISTRGRVWLYFHSQANSSGQAQGFRLSYIRGHLGQSSCQSDEFLCGNGKCLPRSWKCNGQDECGDATDERSCFPPPTEAQPGLCPFGSLPCTEAQSTRCLPATLRCNGARDCPDGTDELGCPDTTCGKRLGNFYGSFASPDFFRANRSSAAELRCSWLLDTQDPKPIVLQLDLRLGPGDSLHVYDGLLQRAEHLLQVLSYHNNRRPALLESSRGQMSVLYMAQPHSPGHGFNATYQVKGYCFPGERPCGSDQGCYSERQRCDGYWHCPSGRDEEACPTCPDGEFPCEGGTGVCYPASERCNNQKRCPDGSDEKNCYDCQPGNFHCGTNLCIFETWRCDGQEDCLDGSDERDCLAAVPRKVITAALIGSLVCSLLLVIALGCALKLHSLRSREYRAFETQMTRMEAEFVQREAPPSYGQLIAQGLIPPVEDFPVYNPTQASVLQNLRLAMRRQIRRHSTRRTNSSSSRRRLGHLWSRLLHVGGRSRGHAPLLDPPGPTQITLGLHSYQTVGVQGPQARVRSGAGFGHEVDVVGRSDSCCSATMDLQPCTPESPASPLSLQSVDSAEEDELSPVSRESSRAPQSEPPTPLQDDSSAHSGPPLTPQEASVAPCHSRASRKLVLELAVNLKGVSLRRYSPLGPLSPISPPVFPDNSQTSTTRPHSQGLVVTPPSEPSSSSEKAEDSDSHFSVEVPNREERRKEGKSRLCRISGTFSDEGGDSGRETTPC; this is encoded by the exons ATGGGactgacagagctgctgctgctgctgctcggacTGCTGTGGTTCCGCTCCGCTCTGCTCTGTGCAG GCTGCAGTGAGCGAGTGGAGGTCCACACAGAGCGGAGGGGTGTGATCTATAGTCCCTCCTGGCCTTTAAACTACCCCCCTGGAGTCAACTGCAGCTGGCATATCCAGGGAGGTCAGGGAGAGGTCATTACCATCAG TTTCCGTAACTTCGACCTGGCGGAGTCGGGAAGCTGTTTGGGAGATTGGCTTTTGCTGACTCCAACGTGGAATGGGGAATCCAGGCTGTGTGGCTCCATCTTGCCTCCGCCCTTTATCTCCACCAGAGGGCGTGTTTGGCTCTACTTCCACTCTCAGGCCAACAGCTCCGGGCAAGCCCAGGGCTTCCGGCTCTCCTACATCAGAG GCCACCTGGGTCAGAGCAGCTGTCAGTCGGATGAATTCCTGTGTGGAAATGGGAAGTGTCTTCCTCGCTCCTGGAAGTGTAACGGTCAGGATGAATGCGGCGATGCTACAGACGAACGGAGCTGCTTCCCTCCTCCCACTGAGGCCCAGCCTGGCCTCTGCCCCTTTGGTTCCCTCCCTTGCACTGAGGCCCAGTCCACCCGGTGCCTGCCTGCCACCCTGCGCTGCAACGGCGCCCGTGACTGTCCAGATGGCACAGACGAGCTAGGATGCCCCGACACAACCTGCGGCAAACGTCTGGGGAACTTCTACGGCTCCTTTGCTTCCCCAGATTTTTTCCGGGCTAACAGgagctctgcagcagagctgagatGTTCCTGGTTGCTGGACACCCAGGACCCCAAGCCCATTGTGCTGCAGCTGGACCTGCGGCTGGGACCCGGAGACTCGCTGCATGTCTATGACGGCCTGCTGCAGCGAGCAGAGCACCTCCTGCAGGTGTTGTCTTATCATAACAACAGGCGCCCGGCACTACTGGAGTCAAGTCGGGGACAGATGAGTGTCTTGTACATGGCTCAGCCTCACAGCCCTGGACATGGCTTCAACGCCACATACCAG GTCAAAGGTTACTGTTTTCCCGGCGAGCGCCCATGCGGCAGCGATCAGGGCTGTTACTCCGAACGCCAACGCTGCGACGGCTACTGGCACTGCCCATCAGGCCGCGACGAGGAGGCCTGCCCGACCTGCCCAGATGGGGAGTTCCCCTGTGAAGGCGGTACTGGAGTGTGCTACCCAGCCTCTGAACGCTGCAACAACCAGAAGAGGTGTCCGGATGGGTCTGACGAGAAGAACTGCTATGACTGCCAACCTGGAAACTTCCACTGTGGGACTAACCTGTGCATCTTTGAGACGTGGCGGTGTGACGGCCAGGAGGACTGCTTAGACGGGAGCGATGAGAGGGATTGCCTTGCGGCGGTGCCCAGGAAAGTGATCACAGCCGCCCTGATTGGCAGTCTGGTCTGCAGTCTCTTGCTTGTCATTGCCCTCGGCTGTGCCCTCAAACTCCATTCCCTCAGAAGCAGAGAGTACAG AGCTTTTGAGACTCAGATGACTCGCATGGAGGCTGAGTTTGTTCAGAGAGAGGCTCCCCCTTCGTACGGTCAGTTAATCGCCCAGGGTCTCATCCCTCCGGTGGAGGATTTCCCAGTGTACAACCCCACGCAG GCCTCCGTGTTACAGAACCTGCGGTTGGCAATGCGCAGACAGATAAGACGTCACTCGACACGACGcaccaactcctcctcctctcgtcgGCGTCTCGGGCATCTGTGGAGTCGCCTCCTCCACGTTGGAGGGCGAAGCAGAGGCCACGCACCCCTGCTCGACCCGCCTGGGCCCACGCAGATCACACTGGGGCTCCATAGCTACCAAACTGTTGGTGTGCAAGGGCCCCAGGCAAGGGTCAGGTCTGGAGCTGGGTTTGGGCATGAAGTTGATGTAGTGGGTAGGTCGGACTCCTGCTGCTCGGCCACCATGGACCTGCAGCCTTGCACGCCTGAGAGCCCGGCATCACCTCTCTCCTTGCAGTCAGTTGACAGTGCAGAGGAAGACGAGCTGTCGCCTGTCAGCAGGGAAAGCAGCAGGGCTCCACAGTCTGAGCCTCCCACTCCTCTTCAGGATGACTCTTCAGCTCATAGTGGCCCCCCTCTAACACCCCAGGAAGCTTCTGTAGCCCCGTGCCACTCACGGGCATCTAGGAAACTCGTTTTGGAGCTCGCTGTTAACCTAAAGGGTGTTTCCTTAAGACGTTACTCCCCACTGGGCCCCTTGTCCCCTATCTCACCCCCTGTGTTCCCCGACAACTCCCAGACATCTACAACCCGCCCTCACTCACAGGGGCTGGTGGTGACTCCACCTTCTGAGCCCTCATCTTCTTCTGAGAAAGCAGAGGACAGCGATAGCCACTTTTCTGTGGAAGTGCCAAacagggaagagaggaggaaggagggcaAGAGCAGACTCTGCAGGATCAGCGGGACCTTCAGCGATGAGGGAGGAGATTCAGGGAGGGAGACAACGCCATGCTGA
- the lrp3 gene encoding low-density lipoprotein receptor-related protein 3 isoform X1: MGLTELLLLLLGLLWFRSALLCAAGCSERVEVHTERRGVIYSPSWPLNYPPGVNCSWHIQGGQGEVITISFRNFDLAESGSCLGDWLLLTPTWNGESRLCGSILPPPFISTRGRVWLYFHSQANSSGQAQGFRLSYIRGHLGQSSCQSDEFLCGNGKCLPRSWKCNGQDECGDATDERSCFPPPTEAQPGLCPFGSLPCTEAQSTRCLPATLRCNGARDCPDGTDELGCPDTTCGKRLGNFYGSFASPDFFRANRSSAAELRCSWLLDTQDPKPIVLQLDLRLGPGDSLHVYDGLLQRAEHLLQVLSYHNNRRPALLESSRGQMSVLYMAQPHSPGHGFNATYQVKGYCFPGERPCGSDQGCYSERQRCDGYWHCPSGRDEEACPTCPDGEFPCEGGTGVCYPASERCNNQKRCPDGSDEKNCYDCQPGNFHCGTNLCIFETWRCDGQEDCLDGSDERDCLAAVPRKVITAALIGSLVCSLLLVIALGCALKLHSLRSREYRAFETQMTRMEAEFVQREAPPSYGQLIAQGLIPPVEDFPVYNPTQASVLQNLRLAMRRQIRRHSTRRTNSSSSRRRLGHLWSRLLHVGGRSRGHAPLLDPPGPTQITLGLHSYQTVGVQGPQARVRSGAGFGHEVDVVGRSDSCCSATMDLQPCTPESPASPLSLQSVDSAEEDELSPVSRESSRAPQSEPPTPLQDDSSAHSGPPLTPQEASVAPCHSRASRKLVLELAVNLKGVSLRRYSPLGPLSPISPPVFPDNSQTSTTRPHSQGLVVTPPSEPSSSSEKAEDSDSHFSVEVPNREERRKEGKSRLCRISGTFSDEGGDSGRETTPC, encoded by the exons ATGGGactgacagagctgctgctgctgctgctcggacTGCTGTGGTTCCGCTCCGCTCTGCTCTGTGCAG CAGGCTGCAGTGAGCGAGTGGAGGTCCACACAGAGCGGAGGGGTGTGATCTATAGTCCCTCCTGGCCTTTAAACTACCCCCCTGGAGTCAACTGCAGCTGGCATATCCAGGGAGGTCAGGGAGAGGTCATTACCATCAG TTTCCGTAACTTCGACCTGGCGGAGTCGGGAAGCTGTTTGGGAGATTGGCTTTTGCTGACTCCAACGTGGAATGGGGAATCCAGGCTGTGTGGCTCCATCTTGCCTCCGCCCTTTATCTCCACCAGAGGGCGTGTTTGGCTCTACTTCCACTCTCAGGCCAACAGCTCCGGGCAAGCCCAGGGCTTCCGGCTCTCCTACATCAGAG GCCACCTGGGTCAGAGCAGCTGTCAGTCGGATGAATTCCTGTGTGGAAATGGGAAGTGTCTTCCTCGCTCCTGGAAGTGTAACGGTCAGGATGAATGCGGCGATGCTACAGACGAACGGAGCTGCTTCCCTCCTCCCACTGAGGCCCAGCCTGGCCTCTGCCCCTTTGGTTCCCTCCCTTGCACTGAGGCCCAGTCCACCCGGTGCCTGCCTGCCACCCTGCGCTGCAACGGCGCCCGTGACTGTCCAGATGGCACAGACGAGCTAGGATGCCCCGACACAACCTGCGGCAAACGTCTGGGGAACTTCTACGGCTCCTTTGCTTCCCCAGATTTTTTCCGGGCTAACAGgagctctgcagcagagctgagatGTTCCTGGTTGCTGGACACCCAGGACCCCAAGCCCATTGTGCTGCAGCTGGACCTGCGGCTGGGACCCGGAGACTCGCTGCATGTCTATGACGGCCTGCTGCAGCGAGCAGAGCACCTCCTGCAGGTGTTGTCTTATCATAACAACAGGCGCCCGGCACTACTGGAGTCAAGTCGGGGACAGATGAGTGTCTTGTACATGGCTCAGCCTCACAGCCCTGGACATGGCTTCAACGCCACATACCAG GTCAAAGGTTACTGTTTTCCCGGCGAGCGCCCATGCGGCAGCGATCAGGGCTGTTACTCCGAACGCCAACGCTGCGACGGCTACTGGCACTGCCCATCAGGCCGCGACGAGGAGGCCTGCCCGACCTGCCCAGATGGGGAGTTCCCCTGTGAAGGCGGTACTGGAGTGTGCTACCCAGCCTCTGAACGCTGCAACAACCAGAAGAGGTGTCCGGATGGGTCTGACGAGAAGAACTGCTATGACTGCCAACCTGGAAACTTCCACTGTGGGACTAACCTGTGCATCTTTGAGACGTGGCGGTGTGACGGCCAGGAGGACTGCTTAGACGGGAGCGATGAGAGGGATTGCCTTGCGGCGGTGCCCAGGAAAGTGATCACAGCCGCCCTGATTGGCAGTCTGGTCTGCAGTCTCTTGCTTGTCATTGCCCTCGGCTGTGCCCTCAAACTCCATTCCCTCAGAAGCAGAGAGTACAG AGCTTTTGAGACTCAGATGACTCGCATGGAGGCTGAGTTTGTTCAGAGAGAGGCTCCCCCTTCGTACGGTCAGTTAATCGCCCAGGGTCTCATCCCTCCGGTGGAGGATTTCCCAGTGTACAACCCCACGCAG GCCTCCGTGTTACAGAACCTGCGGTTGGCAATGCGCAGACAGATAAGACGTCACTCGACACGACGcaccaactcctcctcctctcgtcgGCGTCTCGGGCATCTGTGGAGTCGCCTCCTCCACGTTGGAGGGCGAAGCAGAGGCCACGCACCCCTGCTCGACCCGCCTGGGCCCACGCAGATCACACTGGGGCTCCATAGCTACCAAACTGTTGGTGTGCAAGGGCCCCAGGCAAGGGTCAGGTCTGGAGCTGGGTTTGGGCATGAAGTTGATGTAGTGGGTAGGTCGGACTCCTGCTGCTCGGCCACCATGGACCTGCAGCCTTGCACGCCTGAGAGCCCGGCATCACCTCTCTCCTTGCAGTCAGTTGACAGTGCAGAGGAAGACGAGCTGTCGCCTGTCAGCAGGGAAAGCAGCAGGGCTCCACAGTCTGAGCCTCCCACTCCTCTTCAGGATGACTCTTCAGCTCATAGTGGCCCCCCTCTAACACCCCAGGAAGCTTCTGTAGCCCCGTGCCACTCACGGGCATCTAGGAAACTCGTTTTGGAGCTCGCTGTTAACCTAAAGGGTGTTTCCTTAAGACGTTACTCCCCACTGGGCCCCTTGTCCCCTATCTCACCCCCTGTGTTCCCCGACAACTCCCAGACATCTACAACCCGCCCTCACTCACAGGGGCTGGTGGTGACTCCACCTTCTGAGCCCTCATCTTCTTCTGAGAAAGCAGAGGACAGCGATAGCCACTTTTCTGTGGAAGTGCCAAacagggaagagaggaggaaggagggcaAGAGCAGACTCTGCAGGATCAGCGGGACCTTCAGCGATGAGGGAGGAGATTCAGGGAGGGAGACAACGCCATGCTGA